The following coding sequences lie in one Nakaseomyces glabratus chromosome I, complete sequence genomic window:
- the PUP2 gene encoding proteasome core particle subunit alpha 5 (CAGL0I02442g~Putative 20S proteasome subunit (alpha5); protein abundance decreased in ace2 mutant cells), translated as MFLTRSEYDRGVSTFSPEGRLFQVEYSLEAIKLGSTAIGVVTSEGVVLGVEKRATSPLLESDSIEKIVEIDRHVGCAMSGLTADARSMLEHARVSAVTHNLYYDEDIKIESLTQSVCDLALRFGEGASGEERLMSRPFGVALLIAGYDKDDGYQLFHAEPSGTFYRYNAKAIGSGSEGAQSELQNEWHSSLTLKEAEQLVLKILKQVMEEKLDENNAQLSSITKDDGFQIYSDSKTAEIIKEFKETEAQENPEQHDVDMS; from the coding sequence ATGTTTTTGACTAGAAGTGAATACGACCGTGGTGTGAGTACGTTTTCTCCAGAAGGTAGACTATTCCAAGTGGAGTACTCGCTGGAGGCCATTAAGCTAGGTTCCACTGCCATTGGTGTTGTTACGAGCGAAGGTGTGGTGCTGGGTGTTGAGAAGCGTGCCACTTCACCATTGCTTGAATCGGACTCCATCGAGAAGATTGTTGAGATAGACAGACATGTCGGTTGTGCCATGAGTGGTTTGACTGCAGACGCCAGATCTATGCTAGAGCATGCGAGAGTAAGCGCAGTAACACACAACCTATACTACGACGAAGATATTAAGATAGAATCCTTGACACAGTCGGTATGTGACTTGGCTCTAAGGTTTGGTGAAGGTGCTTCCGGTGAAGAAAGACTAATGTCCAGACCATTTGGTGTGGCTTTACTGATTGCAGGCTATGACAAAGACGACGGATACCAGTTGTTCCACGCCGAGCCATCCGGAACTTTCTACCGTTATAACGCTAAGGCCATAGGgtctggttctgaaggtgcACAATCTGAGTTACAAAATGAATGGCACTCATCCTTGACCTTGAAAGAAGCAGAACAGTTGGTTCTAAAGATTCTAAAGCAAGTTATGGAAGAAAAACTGGATGAAAATAACGCACAATTAAGCAGTATAACTAAAGATGACGGTTTCCAAATATATTCAGATTCTAAGACTGCTGAAATAATCAAAGAGTTCAAGGAAACTGAAGCACAAGAAAACCCTGAACAGCATGACGTGGATATGTCGTAA
- the SPC97 gene encoding gamma-tubulin-complex subunit SPC97 (CAGL0I02464g~Putative component of microtubule-nucleating complex; gene is upregulated in azole-resistant strain) has protein sequence MEVRAVEDTAELVPKPSAYGDAEEFNEPIMRRMVNYEPFCNKAPKFRAYPLSQLGTPEGRRVQEALVVKDLLDTMMGLEGKYIRYNNSYDPHVDMMPAFRISKNMDKSLKQCCIKILKLSKSYIFINNCIQEWSRPSYGCILHRLTYEIRKFLKDGYLRFIVERLEKEYSSNVSFSIRDMEHMINDYELSKKMEILYNLCLRLNEEMNRRLNMNLDQEDFNNFKRELEDVGQAILLPTDSSLSLTPKGGNIIKVVQEMIAETLGDRNGVQFLKDILNKIGEGYLKMFDDWLINGDINDPHEEFMIRDMMKDVNVTDTNAMMTTDRLWETRYLIRKDGLLESFHEELLSKILVTGKLLNIVKVTMELTSIPVDGKYALRRAGEFDFVHLLEGTNLELYVSRWYSRANELCIRLFFEGYNFGRFLRDIFCNYLYVNNGNKFNKFLLRNHFDLGKEYSESRSVLRRLEQSWDVEVDDRSLVQRLVSLRYSTVSFRESLLQVQRDEIAREDVTMRDESSDDNDALLRASNFENVKRILFEDRHHTDEYDDHGQQGHEQGREQRREPALSNIHYLEFDLVVPYPLNILINHSCMIQLRILQRYMNILAHTQLSVDKRFLDITKDTVWRYRHFQEPIRTKIVKRSTVLLNKMGDTLRAVQTYYTHTVSRELHSATNIISSESRSGTISGSSSGSDGMEVTRIQDVLQDTLTNIISNTCLTSRTITIILDLVQLVESYMKFLRGLRRRLVQLDAQLCHRAQVEYDEDRALESVPRLVRYTEDVFVTTRSLVSALTESMTESIGGSGGVGPHEHVLVTHLHGIF, from the coding sequence ATGGAGGTGCGTGCAGTAGAAGATACGGCTGAGCTTGTGCCCAAGCCTAGCGCGTACGGCGACGCGGAGGAGTTCAATGAGCCGATTATGAGACGTATGGTGAACTATGAGCCGTTTTGCAACAAGGCACCGAAGTTCAGGGCTTACCCGTTGAGCCAATTGGGTACACCCGAGGGGAGGAGAGTGCAAGAGGCGCTGGTTGTGAAGGATTTATTGGATACGATGATGGGGCTGGAAGGGAAGTACATACGGTATAACAACAGCTATGATCCGCACGTCGATATGATGCCGGCGTTCAGGATCTCGAAGAACATGGATAAGTCATTGAAGCAGTGCTGTATTAAGATACTCAAACTGAGTAAGTcgtatatttttattaacaaCTGTATACAGGAATGGTCGCGGCCCTCTTACGGTTGCATATTGCACAGGCTAACCTATGAGATAAGgaagtttttgaaagacGGGTATCTCAGGTTCATAGTGGAAAGGTTGGAGAAGGAGTACAGCTCTAATGTGTCTTTCTCTATTAGAGACATGGAGCATATGATTAATGACTACGAATTGAGCAAGAAGATGGAGATTTTGTACAACCTGTGTCTCCGATTGAATGAGGAGATGAACAGGAGGTTAAACATGAATCTGGACCAAGAAgatttcaacaatttcaagaGAGAGCTGGAGGATGTAGGCCAAGCCATTTTGCTGCCGACGGATTCGAGCCTGTCGTTGACACCCAAGGGTggtaatattattaaagtTGTGCAGGAGATGATCGCGGAGACGCTAGGTGACCGCAACGGAGTCCAGTTCCTCAAAGATATATTGAACAAGATTGGTGAGGGTTATTTAAAGATGTTCGATGACTGGTTAATCAATGGAGATATCAACGATCCTCACGAGGAGTTCATGATCCGAGACATGATGAAAGACGTGAATGTCACTGATACGAATGCTATGATGACTACTGATAGACTATGGGAAACGCGGTACTTGATCAGAAAAGATGGGCTGTTGGAGAGTTTCCATGAGGAGCTATTGTCGAAGATCCTCGTCACTGGGAAGCTGTTGAACATCGTCAAAGTGACCATGGAACTAACCAGCATACCTGTTGATGGCAAATATGCGCTGAGGAGGGCCGGTGAGTTTGATTTTGTGCATCTGTTAGAAGGCACGAACCTGGAGCTGTACGTATCGCGCTGGTACTCGCGAGCCAACGAGCTGTGTATCAGGTTGTTCTTTGAAGGGTACAACTTTGGCAGATTTCTGCGCGATATATTCTGCAACTATCTCTATGTGAACAATGGGAACAAGTTCAACAAGTTTCTGTTGCGCAACCATTTTGATCTGGGGAAAGAGTACAGCGAGTCACGCTCTGTGCTGAGGCGACTAGAGCAGTCCTGGGACGTCGAAGTCGACGACCGCAGCCTTGTGCAACGGTTAGTGTCCCTCCGGTACAGCACTGTAAGTTTCCGTGAGTCGCTGTTACAAGTGCAACGGGACGAGATAGCCAGAGAAGACGTCACAATGCGTGACGAGAGTAGCGATGACAACGATGCGCTGTTAAGGGCCAGCAATTTTGAGAATGTGAAGCGGATACTGTTTGAGGATAGACACCATACGGATGAGTACGATGACCACGGACAGCAAGGACACGAGCAAGGGCGGGAGCAAAGGCGGGAGCCAGCGCTGAGCAACATCCACTACCTGGAGTTCGACCTGGTGGTGCCGTACCCGCTGAACATCCTTATCAACCACTCGTGCATGATCCAGCTGCGGATACTCCAGCGGTACATGAACATCCTGGCACACACGCAGCTGTCCGTGGACAAGCGGTTCCTGGATATCACGAAGGACACTGTGTGGCGGTACCGGCACTTCCAGGAACCGATCCGCACCAAGATTGTCAAGCGGTCTACTGTGCTGCTGAACAAGATGGGCGACACCCTCCGCGCGGTCCAGACGTACTACACGCACACCGTATCGCGGGAGTTGCACAGCGCCACGAACATCATCAGCAGCGAAAGCCGCAGCGGCACCATCAGCGGCAGTAGCAGCGGTAGCGACGGGATGGAAGTCACGCGTATCCAGGACGTACTGCAAGACACGCTCACAAACATCATCTCGAACACATGTCTCACGTCGCGCACGATCACTATAATTCTCGATCTTGTTCAGCTCGTTGAGAGCTATATGAAATTTCTCAGAGGGCTGCGCAGGCGTCTGGTGCAGCTGGATGCGCAGCTGTGCCACAGGGCGCAAGTGGAGTACGACGAGGACCGTGCGCTAGAGTCTGTGCCGCGGCTGGTGCGGTACACCGAGGACGTCTTTGTGACGACGCGGTCGCTGGTCTCTGCGCTGACAGAGTCCATGACAGAGTCCATCGGGGGCAGCGGTGGGGTGGGCCCACACGAGCACGTACTGGTGACACACCTGCACGGTATATTCTAA
- the ENO2 gene encoding phosphopyruvate hydratase ENO2 (CAGL0I02486g~Putative enolase I; protein abundance increased in azole resistant strain and in ace2 mutant cells), with protein sequence MAVSKVYARSVYDSRGNPTVEVELTTEKGVFRSIVPSGASTGIHEALEMRDGDKSKWLGKGVENAVKNVNDVIAPAFVKANVDIKDQKAVDDLLLSLDGTANKSKLGANAILGVSMAAARAAAAEKNVPLYQHLADLSDSKTSPFVLPVPFLNVLNGGSHAGGALALQEFMIAPTGAKSFREAMRIGSEVYHNLKSLTKKRYGSSAGNVGDEGGVAPDIQTAEEALDLIVDAIKAAGHEGKVKIGLDCASSEFFKDGKYDLDFKNPNSDASKWLSGPQLADLYHSLVKKYPIVSIEDPFAEDDWEAWSHFFKTAGVQIVADDLTVTNPKRIATAIEKKAADALLLKVNQIGSLSESIKAAQDSFAAGWGVMVSHRSGETEDTFIADLVVGLRTGQIKTGAPARSERLAKLNQLLRIEEELGDKAVYAGDNFHHGFKL encoded by the coding sequence ATGGCTGTCTCTAAGGTTTACGCTAGATCCGTCTACGACTCCCGTGGTAACCCAACTGTCGAAGTTGAATTGACCACCGAAAAGGGTGTCTTCAGATCCATTGTCCCATCTGGTGCTTCTACTGGTATCCACGAAGCTTTGGAAATGAGAGATGGTGACAAGTCCAAGTGGTTGGGTAAGGGTGTCGAAAACGCTGTCAAGAACGTTAACGACGTCATTGCTCCAGCTTTCGTCAAGGCTAACGTTGACATCAAGGACCAAAAGGCCGTCGATGACTTGTTGTTGTCTCTAGATGGTACTGCTAACAAGTCCAAGCTAGGTGCTAACGCTATCTTGGGTGTCTCCATGGCCGCTGCCAGAGCCGCTGCTGCTGAAAAGAACGTCCCATTGTACCAACACTTGGCTGACTTGTCTGACTCCAAGACCTCTCCATTCGTCTTGCCAGTTCCATTCTTGAACGTCTTGAACGGTGGTTCCCACGCTGGTGGTGCTTTGGCTTTGCAAGAATTCATGATCGCCCCAACCGGTGCTAAGTCTTTCCGTGAAGCTATGAGAATTGGTTCCGAAGTCTACCACAACTTGAAGTCTTTGACCAAGAAGAGATACGGTTCCTCCGCCGGTAACGTCGGTGACGAAGGTGGTGTCGCTCCAGACATTCAAACCGCTGAAGAAGCTTTGGACTTGATCGTTGACGCTATCAAGGCCGCTGGTCACGAAGGTAAGGTCAAGATCGGTTTGGACTGTGCCTCCTCCGAATTCTTCAAGGACGGTAAGTACGACTTGGACTTCAAGAACCCTAACTCTGACGCTTCCAAGTGGTTGTCCGGTCCACAATTGGCTGACTTGTACCACTCCTTGGTCAAGAAGTACCCAATTGTCTCCATCGAAGATCCATTCGCTGAAGATGACTGGGAAGCTTGGTCCCACTTCTTCAAGACCGCTGGTGTTCAAATTGTTGCTGATGACTTGACTGTCACCAACCCAAAGAGAATTGCCACCGCTATTGAAAAGAAGGCCGCTGACgctttgttgttgaagGTTAACCAAATCGGTTCTCTATCCGAATCCATCAAGGCTGCTCAAGACTCTTTCGCTGCCGGCTGGGGTGTCATGGTTTCCCACAGATCTGGTGAAACTGAAGACACTTTCATTGCTGACTTGGTCGTCGGTTTGAGAACTGGTCAAATCAAGACCGGTGCTCCAGCTAGATCCGAAAGATTGGCTAAGTTGAACCAATTGTTgagaattgaagaagaattgggTGACAAGGCTGTCTACGCTGGTGACAACTTCCACCACGGTTTCAAGTTGTAA
- the CTR2 gene encoding low-affinity Cu transporter (CAGL0I02508g~Ortholog(s) have copper ion transmembrane transporter activity, copper uptake transmembrane transporter activity) codes for MKMDHSGMNRMGMDHSGMDHSGMNHPGMNHGGDDDMCAMSMVFTWNYKNTCVVFNWWKIKTLHGLLLSCIAIALITGFYEYLKFYLYRKNRDSEAVVTSTSATNGSLNSPSPLTKRYAVSRSLWYGVQVGYSFLLMLVFMTYNGWLMLAVVVGAIWGHYHWGIRCTPEAGTLACH; via the coding sequence ATGAAGATGGATCACTCAGGCATGAATCGCATGGGAATGGACCACTCCGGCATGGACCACTCTGGAATGAACCACCCTGGAATGAACCACGGGGGCGACGACGATATGTGCGCCATGAGCATGGTATTCACATGGAACTACAAGAACACCTGCGTCGTCTTCAATTGGTGGAAGATCAAGACATTGCACGGCCTGCTGCTCAGCTGCATAGCCATCGCCTTGATCACAGGCTTTTACGAGTACTTGAAGTTCTACCTGTACAGAAAGAACCGCGACTCAGAGGCCGTTGTGACATCCACCAGCGCAACAAACGGGAGCCTCAACTCCCCTAGCCCGCTAACGAAACGCTACGCCGTGTCCAGAAGTCTCTGGTACGGAGTACAAGTTGGCTACTCATTTCTGCTCATGCTGGTGTTCATGACCTACAACGGCTGGCTGATGCTCGCCGTTGTAGTAGGTGCCATCTGGGGCCACTACCACTGGGGTATCAGATGCACACCTGAGGCAGGAACACTAGCATGCCACTGA
- the FMO1 gene encoding N,N-dimethylaniline monooxygenase (CAGL0I02530g~Ortholog(s) have N,N-dimethylaniline monooxygenase activity, role in protein folding and cytosol, endoplasmic reticulum membrane, mitochondrion localization), producing the protein MTKNQKTVCIIGGGPGGLAAARVLSKDFPEAKITLIEKEEDVGGVWYYPENNKEGRVMYDYLETNLSKDLMKFSGFPFKDDVPFYPRKNQVFDYLKEYYQTYIKNHSNVDIELETEVINVDKKSDKWIVTTKHANSETVRELDFVIVSNGHFKEPKYPKDVFGLDSWLSNGKAFHSKDFYNCEFAKDKKIIVVGNGSSGSDIANQISTVAAKVYVSVTNVEDFKDKNNDPEFIVEYIPKIKSVGGDDSSVKLEDGRVIENIDYIIYATGYLYSLPFFASHISEKLLKQDQSGITNLWEQCVYKEDPTLGFLLLSIMVVPFPLAESQSTILSQVFQGNIDIATVTPSRDEVEHEKNYGHNFPKLSDIDFYRELQDILDKHGSNTFKPVVWDEVYEKKRKESAEVKQQRNEYLAKHAQKLHKENRPYYLPDNF; encoded by the coding sequence ATGACCAAGAATCAGAAGACTGTGTGTATAATTGGCGGTGGACCTGGTGGGTTGGCTGCTGCAAGAGTGTTATCTAAGGACTTCCCTGAAGCTAAGATTACGTTGATCgagaaagaagaggatgttggtggtgtatgGTATTATCCCGAGAATAATAAAGAAGGTAGAGTCATGTATGATTACCTTGAGACCAATTTATCTAAGGACCTGATGAAATTCAGTGGCTTTCCCTTCAAGGATGATGTCCCTTTTTACCCTAGAAAGAATCAAGTGTTCGATTACTTAAaggaatattatcaaaCGTACATCAAAAACCACTCTAATGTTGACATTGAGCTTGAGACCGAGGTGATTAACGTTGATAAGAAGTCTGATAAGTGGATTGTTACCACGAAACACGCCAATTCAGAGACAGTAAGGGAATTAGATTTTGTCATTGTCTCAAATGGTCACTTTAAAGAACCAAAATACCCTAAGGATGTCTTTGGGTTAGATTCATGGCTATCCAATGGTAAAGCCTTCCACTCAAAGGATTTCTACAATTGTGAATTTGCCAaggacaaaaaaattattgttgtAGGTAATGGAAGTTCAGGTTCAGATATTGCCAACCAGATTAGTACAGTGGCTGCCAAAGTATATGTGAGTGTCACAAATGTGGAAGATTTCAAGGATAAGAATAATGACCCCGAGTTTATAGTAGAATACATTCCAAAGATCAAGAGtgttggtggtgacgatTCCTCTGTTAAATTGGAGGATGGCAGAGTCATAGAGAACATCGACTATATCATATATGCAACCGGATACTTGTATTCCCTTCCATTTTTTGCTAGCCACATCTCTGAGAAGCTTCTGAAGCAAGATCAATCTGGTATCACTAACTTGTGGGAACAATGTGTATACAAGGAGGACCCTACACTAGGATTCCTGCTGCTTTCGATAATGGTTGTCCCTTTCCCACTCGCCGAATCACAATCCACCATCCTTTCTCAGGTATTCCAAGGCAACATTGATATCGCTACTGTAACTCCTAGTAGAGACGAAGTTGAACACGAGAAAAACTACGGCCATAATTTCCCAAAGTTGTCGGATATTGATTTCTACCGTGAACTACAAGATATACTGGACAAGCATGGTTCAAACACATTCAAACCAGTAGTATGGGATGAAGTCTacgaaaagaaaagaaaggaatCCGCAGAGGTCAAGcaacaaagaaatgaaTACTTGGCAAAGCACGCTCAAAAGCTACACAAGGAGAACCGTCCATACTATTTACCTGATAATTTCTAG